In Sylvia atricapilla isolate bSylAtr1 chromosome 27, bSylAtr1.pri, whole genome shotgun sequence, one genomic interval encodes:
- the PLCD3 gene encoding 1-phosphatidylinositol 4,5-bisphosphate phosphodiesterase delta-3 isoform X2, which yields MICGRKARPAAELLRAPSDGAGGSRRPGRALKKMGLTEDEDVQRMLRGSLLWKVKAKGGSRERLFRLQEDGVTVCFEGRFRRARSPQSFSVTHIERVSEGRQSEGLRKHGAAFPERHCFTLAFKGRRKNLDLAARGEEDARHWVQGLTKLMGRLQAMSQMEKLDHWIHGVLQRADRNKDNKMSFREVKSMLRMLNIDMDDVYASKLFKECDHSGNERLEGRELEEFCRRLLRRPELEELFGHYSGEDRVLSAEELQDFLRDQGEDSSLRQARAIIRTYELNEKAKRQDLMMLDGFMMYLLSAAGDILNQEHTKVHQDMSQPLSHYFISSSHNTYLTRNQIGGTSSTEAYVRALRAGCRCVELDCWEGSDGEPVVYHGHTLTSKILFRDVIESIRDSAFEKSPYPVILSLENHCGLEQQATMARHMKAILGDRLLTQPLQGQDTHHLPSPEQLKEKILVKGKKLPELWQEPQVVTSLLDPEEEEEEEEEEEEEEKVQERSPRRSLQSLQEIKPLQAKDASQVSPELSALVVYCQAVPFPGLAQALRHPQPCHMSSFSERKARKLIKEAGPALVRYNSRQLSRVYPLGLKMNSANYNPQEMWNAGCQLVALNFQTPGYEMDLNAGRFLPNGRCGYVLKPLCLRSPPGEGSRRLALHIRVITAQQLPKLNRDKGSSIVDPFVRVEIHGIPADCAKQQTHHKLNNGFNPRWEETLRFQVRVPELALVRFVVEDYDSTSCNDFVGQFTLPLPSMRQGYRHIHLLSQDGASLSPATLFVHVRCKSL from the exons ATGATCTGCGGCAGGAAAGCGCGTCCCGCCGCCGAGCTGCTCCGCGCCCCGTCCGACGGTGCCGGGGGCTCCCGCCGGCCCGGGAGGGCTCTGAAGAAAATGG GCCTGACGGAGGACGAGGACGTCCAGCGGATGCTGCGGGGGTCCCTGCTCTGGAAGGTGAAGGCCAAGGGGGGCTCCCGGGAGCGGCTGTTCCGCCTGCAGGAGGACGGGGTCACCGTCTGCTTCGAGGGACGCTTCAGGCGCGCCCGCTCCCCCCAGAGCT TCTCGGTGACGCACATCGAGCGGGTGAGCGAGGGTCGCCAGTCCGAGGGGCTGCGCAAGCACGGGGCCGCCTTCCCCGAGCGCCACTGCTTCACCCTCGCCTTCAAGGGCCGCCGCAAGAACCTGGACCTGGCCGCCCGCGGCGAGGAGGACGCCCGGCACTGGGTGCAGGGGCTCACCAAGCTGATGGGGCGGCTGCAGGCCATGAGCCAGATGGAGAAGCTCGACCA TTGGATCCATGGGGTCCTGCAGCGAGCAGACAGGAACAAAGACAACAAGATGTCCTTCCGGGAGGTGAAGAGCATGCTGAGGATGCTCAACATCGACATGGACGATGTCTATGCCTCCAAGCTCTTCAAG GAGTGTGACCACTCGGGGAATGAGCGGCTGGAGGGCCGGGAGCTGGAGGAGTTCTGCCGGCGGCTGCTGCGGCGGCCGGAGCTGGAGGAGCTTTTCGGGCACTACTCGGGCGAGGACCGGGTGCTgtcagctgaggagctgcaggatttCCTCAGGGACCAGGGCGAGGACTCCAGCCTGCGCCAGGCCCGCGCCATCATCCGCACCTACGAGCTCAACGAGAAGG CCAAGCGGCAGGACCTGATGATGCTGGATGGCTTCATGATGTACCTGCTCTCGGCTGCCGGGGACATCCTCAACCAGGAGCACACCAAGGTGCACCAGGACATGAGCCAGCCCCTGAGCCACTACTTCATCTCCTCCTCCCACAACACCTACCTGACCCGCAACCAGATCGGCGGCACCAGCAGCACCGAAGCCTATGTCAG GGCGCTGAGGGCAGGGTGCCGCTGTGTGGAGCTGGACTGCTGGGAGGGCTCGGATGGGGAACCTGTGGTCTACCACGGCCACACACTCACCTCCAAAATCCTCTTCCGTGACGTCATCGAGAGCATCCGCGACTCCGCCTTCGAG AAATCCCCCTACCCCGTCATCCTGTCCCTGGAGAACCACTgcgggctggagcagcaggccACCATGGCCCGGCACATGAAGGCCATCCTGGGGGACAGGCTGCTgacacagcccctgcaggggcaggacaCCCACCACCTCCCCTCACCAGAG cagctgaaagaaaagatcCTGGTGAAGGGCAAgaagctgccagagctgtggcaggagccCCAGGTTGTCACCTCCCTTCTGGaccctgaggaggaggaagaggaagaggaggaagaagaagaggaggagaaggtgcaGGAGAGAAGCCCCCGGCGG TCGCTGCAGTCGCTGCAGGAGATCAAACCTCTGCAG GCCAAGGACGCGTCACAGGTGTCCCCGGAGCTGTCGGCGTTGGTGGTGTACTGCCAGGctgtccccttccctgggctggcCCAGGCCCTGcgccacccccagccctgccacatGTCCTCCTTCAGCGAGAGGAAGGCACGGAAGCTCATCAAGGAGGCAG GCCCGGCGCTGGTGCGGTACAACAGCCGCCAGCTCAGCCGCGTGTACCCGCTGGGGCTCAAGATGAACTCTGCCAACTACAACCCCCAGGAGATGTGGAATGCCGGCTGCCAGCTGG TGGCCCTCAACTTCCAGACGCCGGGGTACGAGATGGATCTGAACGCGGGGCGCTTCCTGCCCAACGGGCGCTGCGGTTACGTCCTGAAGCCCCTCTGCCTGCGCAGCCCCCCCGGGGAGGGCTCCCGGCGCCTGGCGCTGCACATCAGG GtgatcacagcacagcagctgcccaagCTGAACAGGGACAAGGGCAGCTCCATCGTGGATCCCTTCGTGCGTGTGGAGATCCACGGAATCCCGGCCGACTGCGCCAAGCAACAAACCCATCACAAGCTCAACAACG GTTTCAACCCGCGCTGGGAGGAGACGCTGCGGTTCCAGGTGCGGGTGCCCGAGCTGGCCCTGGTGCGCTTCGTGGTGGAGGACTACGACAGCACCTCCTGCAACGACTTCGTGGGGCAGTTCAcgctgcccctgcccagcaTGCGCCAAG GGTACCGCCACATCCACCTGCTCTCCCAGGACGGggcatccctgtcccctgccacgCTCTTCGTGCACGTTCGATGCAAGAGCCTGTGA
- the PLCD3 gene encoding 1-phosphatidylinositol 4,5-bisphosphate phosphodiesterase delta-3 isoform X1, giving the protein MICGRKARPAAELLRAPSDGAGGSRRPGRALKKMGLTEDEDVQRMLRGSLLWKVKAKGGSRERLFRLQEDGVTVCFEGRFRRARSPQSFSVTHIERVSEGRQSEGLRKHGAAFPERHCFTLAFKGRRKNLDLAARGEEDARHWVQGLTKLMGRLQAMSQMEKLDHWIHGVLQRADRNKDNKMSFREVKSMLRMLNIDMDDVYASKLFKECDHSGNERLEGRELEEFCRRLLRRPELEELFGHYSGEDRVLSAEELQDFLRDQGEDSSLRQARAIIRTYELNEKAKRQDLMMLDGFMMYLLSAAGDILNQEHTKVHQDMSQPLSHYFISSSHNTYLTRNQIGGTSSTEAYVRALRAGCRCVELDCWEGSDGEPVVYHGHTLTSKILFRDVIESIRDSAFEKSPYPVILSLENHCGLEQQATMARHMKAILGDRLLTQPLQGQDTHHLPSPELKEKILVKGKKLPELWQEPQVVTSLLDPEEEEEEEEEEEEEEKVQERSPRRSLQSLQEIKPLQAKDASQVSPELSALVVYCQAVPFPGLAQALRHPQPCHMSSFSERKARKLIKEAGPALVRYNSRQLSRVYPLGLKMNSANYNPQEMWNAGCQLVALNFQTPGYEMDLNAGRFLPNGRCGYVLKPLCLRSPPGEGSRRLALHIRVITAQQLPKLNRDKGSSIVDPFVRVEIHGIPADCAKQQTHHKLNNGFNPRWEETLRFQVRVPELALVRFVVEDYDSTSCNDFVGQFTLPLPSMRQGYRHIHLLSQDGASLSPATLFVHVRCKSL; this is encoded by the exons ATGATCTGCGGCAGGAAAGCGCGTCCCGCCGCCGAGCTGCTCCGCGCCCCGTCCGACGGTGCCGGGGGCTCCCGCCGGCCCGGGAGGGCTCTGAAGAAAATGG GCCTGACGGAGGACGAGGACGTCCAGCGGATGCTGCGGGGGTCCCTGCTCTGGAAGGTGAAGGCCAAGGGGGGCTCCCGGGAGCGGCTGTTCCGCCTGCAGGAGGACGGGGTCACCGTCTGCTTCGAGGGACGCTTCAGGCGCGCCCGCTCCCCCCAGAGCT TCTCGGTGACGCACATCGAGCGGGTGAGCGAGGGTCGCCAGTCCGAGGGGCTGCGCAAGCACGGGGCCGCCTTCCCCGAGCGCCACTGCTTCACCCTCGCCTTCAAGGGCCGCCGCAAGAACCTGGACCTGGCCGCCCGCGGCGAGGAGGACGCCCGGCACTGGGTGCAGGGGCTCACCAAGCTGATGGGGCGGCTGCAGGCCATGAGCCAGATGGAGAAGCTCGACCA TTGGATCCATGGGGTCCTGCAGCGAGCAGACAGGAACAAAGACAACAAGATGTCCTTCCGGGAGGTGAAGAGCATGCTGAGGATGCTCAACATCGACATGGACGATGTCTATGCCTCCAAGCTCTTCAAG GAGTGTGACCACTCGGGGAATGAGCGGCTGGAGGGCCGGGAGCTGGAGGAGTTCTGCCGGCGGCTGCTGCGGCGGCCGGAGCTGGAGGAGCTTTTCGGGCACTACTCGGGCGAGGACCGGGTGCTgtcagctgaggagctgcaggatttCCTCAGGGACCAGGGCGAGGACTCCAGCCTGCGCCAGGCCCGCGCCATCATCCGCACCTACGAGCTCAACGAGAAGG CCAAGCGGCAGGACCTGATGATGCTGGATGGCTTCATGATGTACCTGCTCTCGGCTGCCGGGGACATCCTCAACCAGGAGCACACCAAGGTGCACCAGGACATGAGCCAGCCCCTGAGCCACTACTTCATCTCCTCCTCCCACAACACCTACCTGACCCGCAACCAGATCGGCGGCACCAGCAGCACCGAAGCCTATGTCAG GGCGCTGAGGGCAGGGTGCCGCTGTGTGGAGCTGGACTGCTGGGAGGGCTCGGATGGGGAACCTGTGGTCTACCACGGCCACACACTCACCTCCAAAATCCTCTTCCGTGACGTCATCGAGAGCATCCGCGACTCCGCCTTCGAG AAATCCCCCTACCCCGTCATCCTGTCCCTGGAGAACCACTgcgggctggagcagcaggccACCATGGCCCGGCACATGAAGGCCATCCTGGGGGACAGGCTGCTgacacagcccctgcaggggcaggacaCCCACCACCTCCCCTCACCAGAG ctgaaagaaaagatcCTGGTGAAGGGCAAgaagctgccagagctgtggcaggagccCCAGGTTGTCACCTCCCTTCTGGaccctgaggaggaggaagaggaagaggaggaagaagaagaggaggagaaggtgcaGGAGAGAAGCCCCCGGCGG TCGCTGCAGTCGCTGCAGGAGATCAAACCTCTGCAG GCCAAGGACGCGTCACAGGTGTCCCCGGAGCTGTCGGCGTTGGTGGTGTACTGCCAGGctgtccccttccctgggctggcCCAGGCCCTGcgccacccccagccctgccacatGTCCTCCTTCAGCGAGAGGAAGGCACGGAAGCTCATCAAGGAGGCAG GCCCGGCGCTGGTGCGGTACAACAGCCGCCAGCTCAGCCGCGTGTACCCGCTGGGGCTCAAGATGAACTCTGCCAACTACAACCCCCAGGAGATGTGGAATGCCGGCTGCCAGCTGG TGGCCCTCAACTTCCAGACGCCGGGGTACGAGATGGATCTGAACGCGGGGCGCTTCCTGCCCAACGGGCGCTGCGGTTACGTCCTGAAGCCCCTCTGCCTGCGCAGCCCCCCCGGGGAGGGCTCCCGGCGCCTGGCGCTGCACATCAGG GtgatcacagcacagcagctgcccaagCTGAACAGGGACAAGGGCAGCTCCATCGTGGATCCCTTCGTGCGTGTGGAGATCCACGGAATCCCGGCCGACTGCGCCAAGCAACAAACCCATCACAAGCTCAACAACG GTTTCAACCCGCGCTGGGAGGAGACGCTGCGGTTCCAGGTGCGGGTGCCCGAGCTGGCCCTGGTGCGCTTCGTGGTGGAGGACTACGACAGCACCTCCTGCAACGACTTCGTGGGGCAGTTCAcgctgcccctgcccagcaTGCGCCAAG GGTACCGCCACATCCACCTGCTCTCCCAGGACGGggcatccctgtcccctgccacgCTCTTCGTGCACGTTCGATGCAAGAGCCTGTGA